The region TGTAAGATTCTTTTCGTGCACCAACAAATTCAACTTCAATATCATTGTAACGCAACATAGCAGTACCATACGTTTTAAACACCTGTACTTTAGGTTGATTGGGTAATAGTTTTGCAACTGCTTTGGCAAGGTCAATTCCGCTTCCTACTGCAACAATATCTATATCTTTAGCATCACCTCTATTTAATATGAAATCACGAACAAAACCACCAATAACATAGCTGTCTAAATTTAAGTTTTTAGAGGCTTGTGATATGGTTTTGAATATTGGATGTTGTAAGGCTTGTTTGTAATTCATTTTTAAATTTACTCACGAATAATTTTGACTTCACCACTATTAGATAATTTAATGATAGTTGATGGTTTTGCATTTTTATTTTCGCTTTGCAAATTTACGACATAATCCACACCTTTTAAAATAGCATCGTCTATTTCTTTAAAGGATTTTGGAGTAGGTTGACCAGCAATATTAGCTGAGGTAGATACAATGGGTTTACCAAAATATTTAATCAATTTTTGACAGAATTGGTGATCTGGAATACGAATAGCTAATGTGTTATCTTCTGCAACTAAATTTTCTGCAATTCCTGCTGGTGCATCATATATTACTGTAGTAGGTTGGACAGCAATATCTAATATGGTGTAGGCGATTTTTGGGACATTGTCTACATAACGTTCTAACATGCTGTAATTATTTACTAAGCAAATTAGCGCTTTAGAATCGTCTCTTTGTTTTAGTTGATACACTTTTCTGACCGCATTGGCATTAGTCGCATCGCAACCAATACCCCAAACAGTATCTGTTGGATATAAGATTAGTCCACCTTGTTTTAAAACATCAAGTGCTTTTTCTATTTGAGATTGCATAGCAGTTTTTATGGTATTCTCATTAGTGCTTTGTTGAAAAAAATAAGTGTGCCCTCTGTTGTTGTGTATAAAATGAAATCATCAAATTGATTGATTGCATTAATAACAGTATAAGCACATTTAGTAATCATCCTATCGTGTGTCTCTATATAAATCACTTTTACTTTAGGAAGCCATGACTGGTAGTTAGATTCAAATAATTCTTTTTCTGAACCCTCAATATCTATTTTTAAAATGTCAACAGTATCCCATTGTTTTTGTTCCATAATTTGATCTATGGTAATGGATTCTATGTCATAGTCTTGATCTTTATTAACCTTTTTCATAACAAAGCTATTTGTAGCATTGTATGGATCTTCTACTTTAAAAAAGGAATGCTCGCTAAAAAGCCCTCTTTCCATAATATCTACACCTTCAAAACCTTTAAGGTTTTTAGCAATCATATTTATGTTTTCTTTATCAATTTCTAAAGCTACAATATTGGCTTCTGGATATTGAAACTTAAAAAACAAAGATGAAAACCCTGTGTTGGCACCAGCATCAATGATAGTTTTTGGTTCAAAAGTTAATATAACGTCATATATTTTTGAGACAAAAACTTCTTCAAACGTTTCAAAATCTTTAGTGTTTTTTCTAAAATAAAGGGTTCGTTTTCTTTTAGGTAAATACACTTCTTCTGTTTCGTTTTTTAAAGCTTTAAATAATTTAATCGCTTCCCAGAAAGAAAAATTTCCTTTTATAGTTTTTATAAGTTTTAATTGAGTTAGCATATGTTATTTTATGAAAGTGATTTTTTGAGATTGTTTTAAGGAGTCACTTAATGGTGCGCCTCTAAGTATAGTGTTTAACATAAACCATTTTTTTGGTTTTATAATAAATGTCAAACAGTAATAATATTTTATAAATAAATATTTTAAATATGAATAATTTTTTTTAATCACATACATATGAGATATCAACCCTTCTTTACTAATTACTTTAGAAGTACCAGTACTAGCACCTTGATGATGCGTTATTTTTGCTTCAGGTACTAGATAGCTTTTATATCCAAGCTTTTGTAGTCTGTAACAAATATCCATTTCTTCAAAATATAAAAAGATATTAGTGTCAAATCCACCAGCATTTGCGA is a window of Olleya sp. YS DNA encoding:
- a CDS encoding L-threonylcarbamoyladenylate synthase, with amino-acid sequence MQSQIEKALDVLKQGGLILYPTDTVWGIGCDATNANAVRKVYQLKQRDDSKALICLVNNYSMLERYVDNVPKIAYTILDIAVQPTTVIYDAPAGIAENLVAEDNTLAIRIPDHQFCQKLIKYFGKPIVSTSANIAGQPTPKSFKEIDDAILKGVDYVVNLQSENKNAKPSTIIKLSNSGEVKIIRE
- a CDS encoding FkbM family methyltransferase, which produces MLTQLKLIKTIKGNFSFWEAIKLFKALKNETEEVYLPKRKRTLYFRKNTKDFETFEEVFVSKIYDVILTFEPKTIIDAGANTGFSSLFFKFQYPEANIVALEIDKENINMIAKNLKGFEGVDIMERGLFSEHSFFKVEDPYNATNSFVMKKVNKDQDYDIESITIDQIMEQKQWDTVDILKIDIEGSEKELFESNYQSWLPKVKVIYIETHDRMITKCAYTVINAINQFDDFILYTTTEGTLIFFNKALMRIP